One genomic region from Ranitomeya variabilis isolate aRanVar5 unplaced genomic scaffold, aRanVar5.hap1 Scaffold_97, whole genome shotgun sequence encodes:
- the LOC143792898 gene encoding odorant receptor 131-2-like, with amino-acid sequence MVNFTEVSNKTNNQTVEIVRSTLLALVLLSFCVFIYFVTIILYVFFTTPHVRENARYILFVHMLINDTLLLSVLIFVSLVAIFDVYIPVPICYALVMYSTSSFKVTAYNLAIMSFERYFAICYPLRHAQVCTMQRSLLVIGVMWLLSSTPLVPDFIAMCYSMPKNFFSTSLICQWSTFAMNSFQLTLRSLMEITTFILVGLVILYTYVKVMVVARKIGSGRSSAFKAEKTVLLHAFQLGLCMMYFSYSFTDAYLRKYFYFIPITNFFLFMCIPRYISPLIYGVRDEVFRKYIRKMNFFV; translated from the coding sequence ATGGTCAACTTCACTGAGGTCAGCAACAAGACTAACAATCAAACTGTAGAAATCGTGAGGAGTACCCTGCTTGCCTTAGTGCTCCTGTCCTTCTGTGTCTTCATCTACTTTGTGACAATCATCTTGTACGTCTTCTTCACCACTCCTCATGTTCGGGAGAATGCTCGCTACATCCTGTTTGTCCACATGCTCATAAACGATACCTTGCTACTTTCTGTGCTGATATTCGTCTCTCTTGTAGCTATATTTGATGTGTACATCCCTGTGCCGATATGTTATGCCCTCGTCATGTACTCCACAAGTTCATTTAAGGTGACAGCCTACAACTTGGCCATCATGTCCTTTGAACGTTACTTTGCCATTTGCTATCCGTTAAGACATGCACAAGTCTGCACCATGCAGAGGTCTCTTTTGGTCATTGGAGTCATGTGGCTTCTGAGTAGCACTCCTCTGGTGCCTGACTTTATCGCCATGTGTTATTCAATGCCAAAGAATTTCTTCTCCACCAGCTTGATATGTCAGTGGTCAACATTTGCAATGAACAGTTTTCAATTAACCCTAAGGTCATTGATGGAGATCACCACCTTCATCTTGGTGGGATTGGTCATCCTTTACACCTATGTGAAAGTTATGGTGGTGGCTCGGAAGATTGGATCTGGGAGGTCTTCTGCTTTTAAGGCAGAGAAAACTGTTCTTCTTCACGCCTTCCAGCTCGGACTCTGTATGATGTATTTTTCATATTCTTTCACTGATGCTTACTTGAGGAAATATTTCTATTTTATACCAATAACCAACTTTTTCTTATTCATGTGCATCCCCAGATATATCAGTCCTTTGATTTATGGTGTAAGGGATGAAGTGTTCCGAAAATATATAAGGAAGATGAACTTCTTTGTATAG